One genomic segment of Styela clava chromosome 3, kaStyClav1.hap1.2, whole genome shotgun sequence includes these proteins:
- the LOC120343555 gene encoding uncharacterized protein LOC120343555 yields the protein MSGASKGRKSKNVRPGSKKNSSQNQSPPYEGAYGNARLVHVLLSLVGKKCQAKVKNGGSYEGVFHTFNPKMDVALNVVHKCDKMLNHNPTTNGIDSNEGNDCPKEEELIEEMLFPSESLVSASFEDVDMTFATLEVNETNGESSSLQRSNFKSGEKKLEPWNGGGDTDPLTIGGLEGGLGSDGTNGWGADEMFRANEEKYGVKSDYDSSLSNYTMQLDMKETNEDSIARATRLAQEIESGSDYKRRIDLELDDGRTEEDKFSAVRDSRKDRGSREMRDRDRRDMRDIGEGGYHDKDRGDRERDRDRDHLTSPQGYRKHDYERSHIPGRNRGRGRDSWDKRNQQGFTGSNMGPHRSMGGPGGQSGGGGRNQPPMSPMDGPPGQGGSQGKYRGSSSGQTHLPPRFTKTGSGGHSREEERMRQNDNNAMHSPYQPPKGQRQPRMQRSNMGRQPAWGGPTSPPADYPHHSPTQMHQDPAVISSGPSSGVGGPPLSRSSSNSSNTSTPVQNHRKHLSTSSQEEQPTPQHPPTQQHHQHLRQISSSSSPTGGPLVNNQQQSARPPPQGMPPTAIPGTDGGVPGHSWASIASRNPAKQQMGHGMSEMGLSHMGQGSSSGIPQQSPRSRMPGIVSVRSNATYTYTPRGGTPPTSSMPTPYPPSGTQSMNQQMPNMGSPRVHPNTQQMHPMGADHMPGPGQMIPRGPPPQQMVPSPPQQQAIQQMPTMQGQHGPRPSQPQAMKTSISPENAQKHSEKAEMMKKPAEQPQTQPTGGKISQLKDFAEKFKLPTDVKKESTNQSSVATTQSVNKVPQQQQQQQRPPPNMGQPPPQTMNRPQPYPNPAHQQQHPYPSPQQQHPQQSYVGPMGPQDHGAAMQHGMPQNAGPVPGNVMLQQPKHQTHPGVVNQMHSHPQQMSHVQIPVAAPSIQQFSAPVPSPQHPAMQPMSRPMDSPKMMPNRMMQPVDKNIPPVQQKPLTSAKVEVSNFQHNANIHVVTGPPVSQANPSAVITVSAANSSPIVSSHYQVPAIPTTQIAQPQRQSPTAAQVGQPSSSPTIEPSTTPVPSSQHSANTSITSPTAGIKALNPEAQEFKPRTPAKPSPIATRATTPQAQMPIYAFVQAPVASGMGPQTPTQIATPVYNAAPMPPMHADMQQIYHTQFPQQYIPVQMPGQQFAFDQNGQPVYASPAPQQAMMAQNARMAATIPGTPQQHIQQYQSDQGPAPVYVPVAPQGSNFMQQRPHSAHTPTQVTHVTASSPATQSTQQTQQPTGHPAMVPAHGVQQGGGPVWMPINANSNIMMVPSGQPQPMQMNQPPQHTHYLSAMPAGQIPSSVAMSNPVQQKGQQQQIPAGHYMAQTPQRSYGQYQSPSANNQ from the exons ATGTCTGGAGCAAGCAAAGGTAGAAAGTCAAAGAATGTGAG gccgGGGTCGAAGAAGAATTCTAGCCAGAATCAAAGTCCG CCATATGAAGGAGCATATGGAAATGCACGTCTGGTTCATGTTCTTCTGTCTCTCGTG GGAAAGAAATGCCAGGCTAAAGTAAAAAATGGTGGTTCCTATGAAGGGGTTTTCCATACTTTTAACCCAAAG ATGGATGTTGCACTCAATGTAGTACATAAATGTGATAAAATGTTGAATCACAATCCAACAACAAATGGTATTGATTCTAATGAGGGCAATGATTGTCCAAAAGAAGAAGAATTGATTGAGGAAATGCTATTTCCATCTGAAAGTCTCGTGTCTGCAAGTTTTGAAGATGTCGATATGACTTTTGCTACacttg AAGTCAACGAAACAAATGGAGAATCATCAAGCCTACAACGGTCTAATTTCAAAAGTGGTGAGAAAAAATTAGAGCCATGGAATGGAGGTGGCGACACAGACCCTCTAACAATTGGGGGATTAGAAGGGGGTTTGGGTAGTGATGGCACCAACGGCTGGGGTGCTGATGAGATGTTTAGagcaaatgaagaaaaatatggAGTCAAGTCTGACTATGACTCATCACTTTCTAATTATAC AATGCAATTGGATATGAAAGAAACAAATGAAGATTCCATTGCAAGAGCAACAAGACTTGCCCAAGAAATAGAATCTGGCAGTGATTATAAACGTAGAATTGATCTTGAACTTGATGATGGAAGAACAGAAGAAGATAAATTCAGTGCAGTTCGAGACAG CCGAAAAGATAGAGGATCTCGTGAAATGAGAGATAGAGATCGCCGAGATATGAGAGATATTGGTGAGGGGGGATATCATGATAAAGATAGAGG TGACCGCGAACGAGACAGAGACCGTGATCATCTGACATCTCCCCAGGGATATCGCAAACATGATTATGAAAG GTCCCATATACCAGGACGCAACAGGGGTCGTGGTCGAGACAGTTGGGACAAAAGAAACCAGCAAGGCTTCACCGGCTCTAATATGGGACCCCATCGATCAATGGGGGGACCAGGTGGACAATCTGGTGGAGGTGGTCGAAATCAACCACCAATGTCACCCATGGACGGTCCACCTGGACAAGGAGGTTCACAAGGCAAATACCGTGGTTCCTCGTCAGGACAAACTCATCTGCCTCCAAG ATTTACAAAGACTGGTAGTGGAGGACATTCAAGAGAAGAAGAGAGAATGAGACAAAATGATAACAATG CAATGCACTCTCCATACCAACCACCAAAAGGTCAAAGACAACCTCGTATGCAGAGATCAAACATGGGGCGTCAACCAGCATGGGGAGGACCCACATCCCCACCAGCAGATTATCCACACCACAGCCCAACACAAATG CACCAGGATCCTGCAGTTATATCGTCTGGGCCCTCATCTGGAGTAGGTGGACCTCCATTGAGTAGATCATCATCAAACTCTTCTAATACTTCGACACCAGTACAAAATCATCGTAAACATCTGTCAACGTCGAGTCAGGAGGAACAGCCAACACCCCAACATCCCCCAACACAGCAACACCACCAACACCTTCGACAAATCTCATCTTCATCTTCTCCAACAGGTGGTCCGCTAGTGAATAATCAACAACAATCAGCCAGACCACCACCACAAGGAATGCCTCCTACAGCTATACCTGGGACAG aTGGTGGGGTTCCTGGACATTCATGGGCATCGATAGCCAGCAGGAATCCTGCAAAACAACAAATGGGCCATGGTATGTCCGAGATGGGACTTTCACATATGGGCCAAGGGTCATCCTCTGGTATTCCGCAACAATCTCCTCGGTCAAG AATGCCAGGTATTGTCAGTGTTAGATCGAATGCAACATATACTTATACACCAAGAG GTGGAACACCACCAACTTCTAGTATGCCTACTCCCTATCCTCCGAGTGGAACACAGTCAATGAATCAACAGATGCCCAACATGGGAAGCCCAAGGGTCCACCCTAACACTCAGCAAATGCATCCGATGGGTGCTGACCATATGCCCGGACCCGGACAAATGATACCACGGGGGCCGCCACCACAACAAATGGTCCCAAGTCCGCCACAGCAGCAAGCCATACAGCAAATGCCCACTATGCAGGGGCAACATGGTCCAAGACCATCTCAACCTCAAGCTATGAAAACTTCAATTTCCCCCGAGAATGCTCAGAAACATTCTGAAAAAGCAGAAA TGATGAAGAAACCAGCTGAACAGCCACAAACACAACCAACAGGAGGAAAAATAAGTCAGCTGAAGGATTTTGCAGAGAAGTTCAAG CTTCCGACTGATGTAAAGAAGGAATCGACAAATCAATCATCTGTTGCTACAACACAATCTGTGAACAAAGTCCCAcagcagcaacaacaacaacaaagaCCGCCACCCAATATGGGTCAACCACCTCCTCAAACAATGAATCGACCACAACCATATCCTAATCCCGCACACCAGCAGCAACACCCCTATCCATCACCTCAGCAACAGCATCCTCAGCAATCTTATGTTGGACCGATGGGTCCACAGGATCATGGTGCCGCTATGCAGCATGGCATGCCTCAAAACGCAGGCCCCGTGCCTGGGAACGTGATGTTGCAACAACCAAAACATCAAACGCATCCAGGTGTAGTAAATCAAATGCATTCTCATCCTCAACAAATGAGTCATGTACAGATTCCAGTGGCTGCTCCCAGCATTCAACAGTTTTCTGCACCAGTGCCTTCACCGCAGCATCCCGCAATGCAACCGATGTCTCGTCCGATGGACAGCCCGAAAATGATGCCAAATAGAATGATGCAGCCGGTTGACAAAAACATTCCACCGGTGCAGCAGAAACCACTGACTTCTGCCAAAGTGGAAGTTTCGAACTTTCAACATAATGCTAATATTCATGTTGTTACTGGTCCGCCTGTTTCTCAGGCAAATCCATCTGCGGTTATTACAGTAAGTGCCGCCAATTCGTCCCCCATTGTATCTTCCCATTATCAAGTTCCTGCAATACCTACGACTCAAATTGCTCAACCACAAAGGCAATCACCTACAGCAGCCCAAG TGGGTCAACCGTCATCATCGCCAACAATAGAACCAAGTACAACCCCTGTACCTAGTTCTCAACATTCTGCAAACACGTCTATCACATCACCCACAGCGGGAat TAAAGCCCTCAACCCAGAGGCACAAGAATTCAAACCAAGAACACCTGCG AAACCGTCGCCCATTGCTACAAGAGCAACAACACCACAAGCA cAAATGCCAATATATGCTTTTGTTCAAGCACCAGTGGCAAGTGGTATGGGACCACAAACCCCCACCCAAATTGCAACACCAGTATACAACGCAG CTCCAATGCCTCCAATGCATGCAGATATGCAACAAATATATCACACCCAGTTCCCACAA caatatataccggtacaaatGCCAGGACAACAATTTGCCTTTGATCAAAATGGTCAACCTGTATATGCTAGTCCAGCACCGCAGCAGGCAATGATGGCTCAAAATGCTAGAATGGCTGCTACAATACCGGGCACACCACAACAACATATTCAACAATATCAATCTGATCAAGGACCTGCACCTGTGTATG TACCTGTGGCTCCACAAGGATCAAACTTTATGCAGCAGAGACCCCATTCTGCACATACGCCAACTCAG GTTACACACGTCACAGCTTCAAGTCCTGCAACCCAATCCACACAGCAAACCCAGCAACCTACAGGTCATCCGGCTATGGTTCCTGCACATGGAGTTCAACAGGGGGGCGGACCAGTATGGATGCCAATTAACGCAAA TTCAAATATAATGATGGTGCCAAGCGGCCAACCTCAACCAATGCAAATGAATCAACCACCGCAACATACCCACTACTTGAGTGCTATGCCAGCAGGACAGATTCCTTCATCAGTTGCAATGTCCAATCCTGTGCAACAAAAaggacaacaacaacaaatccCAGCTGGACACTATATGGCTCAAACCCCGCAGAGATCat ATGGACAATATCAATCACCTTCTGCAAACAATCAGTGA